A stretch of the Nitratifractor salsuginis DSM 16511 genome encodes the following:
- a CDS encoding transposase-like zinc-binding domain-containing protein — MCGSRQTKKNGKRAGIQRYFC, encoded by the coding sequence ATATGCGGTTCCCGGCAGACGAAAAAGAATGGGAAAAGAGCCGGAATTCAGCGCTATTTTTGTTAA